In the genome of Streptomyces sp. V2I9, one region contains:
- a CDS encoding 3-hydroxyacyl-CoA dehydrogenase family protein, with product MMDHVGLDVVLDIENHYAEENPGLPEGPRVLLGKHVTAGCPGAKTGQGFYDDYRENGRRQTAS from the coding sequence ATGATGGACCACGTCGGCCTCGACGTCGTGCTCGACATCGAGAACCACTACGCCGAGGAGAACCCCGGCCTGCCCGAGGGACCGCGCGTGCTGCTCGGGAAGCACGTGACCGCCGGGTGCCCGGGTGCCAAGACCGGCCAGGGCTTCTACGACGACTATCGCGAGAACGGCAGGCGGCAGACCGCGTCCTGA